The Gemmatimonadales bacterium genome contains the following window.
GTCGGCCGTGAGGGCCGGATCCAGCACCTTGAGCGCGACCTCGCGCTCGAGCCGCAGGTCGCGCACCCGGTACACGCGGCCGAAGCTGCCGCTGCCGATGTCGCCCAGCAGCTCGTAGTCGTCGCCGAGGGCCCGCCGCAGCCGGCCCTCCCACATCTCGGAGCCCGGGACGATCTGCGCGGGCGGCGGGCCGGCCTCGGTCCCGGCGAAGTCGCCCATGTCGGCCGCGAGATCGGTCAGCATCTCGCCTGCCGTCGGATAGCGCCGCCGGGCGTCGGGGTCGAGGGCGCGCTCGAGCACGCGCTCGAGCGCGGCGGGGCAGGTGGGCCGCAGCTGGCGCGCCGGCGTGAGAGGCTGGGCCGGCCGCGCGCCCGTCACCGCGAAGTAGAGCACCGCGCCGACCGTGTAGACGTCGGCCCCCGGATCGCCGGGCTCGCCGCCGCGGATCTCCGGCGCGAGGAATGGGAGGTTGATCGCCGCGTCCGGGATGGCCACCGCGGGCAGCACCTGGTTGGCGTAACGCAGATCGGTGATGACCGTGCGGCCCGAGACGTCCAGCATCACCGTGGTCGGGAGGATGCGGCGGATCACGATGCCGCGCACGTTGGCGTGCTCGACACCGTCCAGGAGGTCGCGCGCCATGCCGAGCACCGCCGGGATCGGCCGCGGCCCCCGCTCGCACGCCTCCTCGAGGCTCTCGCCCTCGATCCACGTGCCGCTGCGCCAGGCCAGATCGCCCAGCACGCCGGCGGCGTACGCGTGCCTCAGGCACGGGTGGTCGAGCTGCGCCACCACCTCCGCTTCCTTGAGGAACCACGCGCGCCCCGGCGCCGCCGGGTCGGTGTGGACGCGGAGCGCCACCTGGCGCTTGAGGACCGGGTCGCGGGCGAGGAACAGCAGCCGCTCGTCCGAGCGCGCGACCAGCCGCTCGATCTCGAACAGGCCCTTGAACTTGGCGACGTAGACGGCGAGGTCGTCCATGCGCGGGGGAAAGCTAAACGGGAGCGGGCGAGTCGGCAGCGCCGGCACCGCGCGCTTGACCGCGTCGTCACAGTGTGCCACTGTATTGATGGACCGATACAGTCGGGCGCCGGGGAGGTGGGGCCGGGTTCGGAGGCCGGGGTGCGGGTCGCCCGGACCCGCCTGACGCGCGGGTGACGCCGGGTCGCGAGGTTGGGACTCCGGCTGGAGGTGGGTGAATGGCGCTGCGTGATCTTCGCTACGCACTCCGCTCGCTCGCGCGGAGCCCCGGCTACGCCGTCGTGGCGGTGCTCTCCCTCGGACTGGGCCTCGGCCTGGTCACGACGATGTTCGCGATCCTCGACGCCACGACCCATCCCTGGGTGCCGTTCCGCGACGCGGACCGGCTGTACGCGGTGCGGTTCTGGATGTCCGGCACGGACCAGCGCTTCAGCCCGGGGTGGGCCCTGACGGCGCTGCGGGCGCGGACCCACGCCTTCGAGGCCGTGCTGCCGTACGGCGTTTCCGTGGCGGACCTCTCCGGGGAGGGCGGCGGGGAAGCCGCCGAGGACCGGGACGTGATCGCCCGGGCGCCGGTGGCGCTGTTGCGGCTGCTCGACGTCAAGCCGGTGCGCGGCCGGATGCTGGGTGCGGCCGACATCGGCCGGGGCACGGCGCTGGTGAGCGACGCGCTGTGGAAGCGGCGCTTCGCCGGCCGCCGGAGCCTCGCGGGCGCGACCATCGCGATCGGCGACCGGACCTATGCCGTCGTCGGCGTCATGCCGGCCAGCGGGGCGAGCTACGTGTTCATGAACGCGTCGGCGTGGCTGCCGCTGCCGGACTCGCTCGCGCTGGGGCCGCGCGAGTTCGACAACATCATCGTGAAGCTGAGGCGCGGGGTGACCCGGGAGGCGGCCACCGCCGAGCTGACGGGCGTCGCGGCGTACCTGACGCGCACCTATCACGCGGAGGGCGCGCCGTTCGCCTTCTACCTCTGGCCGCTCAGGAACGACCCGATGCGGCTGGGCGACGTCCACTGGGCGATGCTGGGCGCGGCGGTCGCGGTGCTGCTGATCGCGTGTGCCAACCTGGCCCACCTGATGCTGGCGCGCGGCCTCGCCCGGCGGCGCGAGGTCGCGCTGCGGCTCGCCATCGGCGCGAGCCGCACGGCCGTGGTGCGCCACCTGTTCCTCGAGTGCGCGCTGCTCACGGGCGCCGGCGCGGCGCTCGGCGCGGCGCTGAGCGTGTGGGGTGTCGAGGTCCTGCGCAGCAGCGTCCCGCAGCAACTCTGGTGGCGGGGCATCGTGCGGCCCGAGCTGAGCTGGCGCGTGTTCGCCCTGACGTCGTTCGCCGCCGCGACCGCGGCGGTGCTGTTCGGCCTGCTGCCGGCGGTCCGGGTGGCGCGGGCGGTGAGCCTCGACGAGCCGCTCAAGGACGGGGCCGGCACCACCAGCCGCACGCGGCAGCGCTACAGCGGGCTGGTGATCGCCGAGGTCGCGCTCGCGCTGGTGCTGCTGATGGGGGCGGGGCTCCTGCTCAAGGTCGTGCGCCGCACCGCGTCGTACGAGTTCAACTTCCCCGCGCGGCAGCTGCTGCGCAGCGGCCTGTTCCTCCGCAAGGCCGCCGCCGGCGGCGGGTTCGACCTGCTCGGCACGGAGCTGCGGGTGGTGGCCAGTCTCAGGCAGGTGCCGGGCGTCGTGGACGCCGGGGCGACGAGCAGCGCCACCCCGGCGGGCCTGGCCGTGACGGCGGAGCTGGCGGGGGACTCCACCCGGCTGTTCAACACCCACAGCTACGCCGTCGTCACGCCGGCCTACCTTCGCACCATGGGGCTCCCGGTGCTCGAGGGCCGCGACTTCGAGGACGGCGACCTGACCGGCGAGGGAGTCGCGATCCTCAACAGCGTGGCCGCGGCGCGCCTCTACCCGAGGCAGCATGCCGTCGGACGGATGGTCAAGCTGGGCGTGGCATCGTCGAACGCCCGCTGGCTGAAGGTGGTGGGCGTGTGCCGGACGCGCGCGGAGGGCCCGCCGGGGACCGCGGAGTTCAACGCCGAGGTGTACGTGGTCCGGCCGCCGGAGCCCGGCCAGCGCTTCGCCGAGGTGTTGATCCGCACGGCGGGCACGGATGCGCGCACCATCGCCGCCGTGTCGGCGAAGCTCGCGACCCTCGGGCCCGGCATCGGGTCGTACGTGTCCGAGTACCTGTCGTGGTGGGAGGCGGACCTGAAGGCGCAGGGCTTCCTCGCCGAGCTGTTCGCGATGATGGGCGGCTTCGCGCTGCTGCTCGCGTCGGTCGGCATCTACGGGGTGCTGGCGTACGCCGTCAACCGGCGGGGGCGCGAGTTCGCCGTGCGCATCGCGGTCGGCGCCGAGCGGCGGGACATGCTCAAGCTGGTCCTGCACGACGGGCTGGTGATGACGCTGGCGGGAACGGCGCTCGGCGCGTTCGTGGCGTTCTGGGCGACCGGTCTCCTCGCGGCCTTCCTCGAGGACCAGCAGGTGCTGCCCACCGACGTCCTGACCCTGATCGCGGCGGAGGTCGTGCTGATCGCCGTCGCGACGGCGGCCTCCCTGGCGCCCGCGCTGCGGGCCATGCGCGCGGACCCGATCGAGATCCTGAGGGCGACCTGATGGCGGCCCCGCGCCGCGGCGTCGCGGGCCCGAGGGCCGCGTGATGCTCGGCGACCTGCGCTACGCGCTCCGCTCGCTGCGGCGTAGCCCCGGCTTCGTCGCCGTGGCGGTGCTCTCGCTCGGCCTCGGCCTCGGGCTCGTGACCACGATGTTCGCGCTCCTGGACGCGGTGACGCATCCCCATGTGGCGTACCGCGACGCGGATCGGCTGACATCCGTGGGGTGGGTCTCGAGCCGCCGGCTGCCGCTGAAGCCGTTCGACGTGTTCGTCGCGCTCCGGGAGCGGGCGCGCTCGTTCGAGGCGATCGTGCCCGTGGCGCCGAACCTGTTCTCGTTCTCCGAGCAGGGCGCCGACGAGGGCGAGGTGCCGAGCGTGAGCGTGCCCGCCCGGTTCTTCACCCTGCTCGGCGTGAAGCCTCATCTGGGGCGCACCCTCGCGTCGAGCGACGCCGACCGGCCGGTCGCCGTGGTGAGCTACGAGCTGTGGCGGCGGCGGTTCGCCGGCCGCCGCTCGCTGGCCGGCGCGACGGTGACCGTGGCGCGGCGGCCGTACGACGTTGTCGGCGTGATGCCGCGCGGCGTGGACTACCCGAACGGGGCGGCGGTGTGGACCGCGATGTCCGACGAGGCCGAGCGGACCGGGGCCGGCCTGGGCCGGCTCAGCGCGCTCGCGAGGCTGAGGGCCGGCGTCAGCCGCGCCGTGGCGGACTCCGACCTCGCCGGCGTGGCCCGCTACCTGACGAGCCGGTTCGACGTCCGCGGCGCACCGTTCTGGTTCAACGCGCACTCGCTGCGCGACGATCCGATGAAGCTCGGCGACATCCACGTCGCGATGCTCGGCGCGGCGCTGGCGGTGCTGCTCATCGCCTGCGCCAACCTCGCGAACCTGATGCTGGCGCGCGGGCTGGCGAAGCGCCGTGAGGTCGCGCTCCGCCTCGCGATCGGCGCGAGCCGCGCCGCCGTCGTCCGCCAGATGTTCGTCGAGTGCGCACTGCTCACGATCGTGGGGGCCGCCGCCGGTGTGGTGGTGAGCCTGTGGGGCGCGAGCCTCCTCGCGAACCGGGTGCCCGGCGACGTCTGGTACCTCGGGATCATCGCGCCGCAGCTGAGCTGGCGCGTGTTCGCGCTCTCGGCCCTGGCGGCGGCCGCGTCGGCGGTGCTGTTCGGGCTCCTCCCGGCGATCCGCGTGGCCAACGCGGTGAGCCTCGACGAGCCGCTCAAGGACGGCGCCGGCACGACGGGCCGCACGCGAGGGCGCTACAGCCCGCTGGTGATCGCGGAGGTCGCGCTGGCCCTCGCGCTGATGATGGGCGCCGGCCTGCTGCTCAAGGTCGTGCGGCGGCTCGCGACGATCGAGTACAACTTCCCGGCCCGCCAGCTGCTGTTCGGGTACGCCAGCGGCGTCGCACCCGACTCGACCCCGCCGGGAGAGCGGGTGCGCCTGCAGCTCGCACTGGTCGCCGCCCTCGCGGGCGTGGACGGCGTGGCGGGCGCCGCTGCCGGCACGTCGCCCGATCTCCCGGGCAACGCCGTGACGGCCGAGCTGTCCGATTCGACGCGGCTGCTCCAGGGGGCGGAGGTGGTGACGCCCGGATACCTGCGCACCATGGGCCTGCCGGTGCTGCAGGGCCGCGATTTCACCGACGGCGATCTGGTGGGCAACGGCGCCGTGATCCTCAACTCGGTGGCCGCGGCGCGCCTCTATCCGCGTGGCCCCGCAGTCGGCCGGATGCTGAAGCTCGGCGGGCCGGCGTCCGACGCGCCGTGGGTCACCATCGTCGGCGTCTGCCGCACGATGCTGGTGCCGCAGTTCGAGCTGACGGACCTGCGGGCGGAGCCGCTCGCCTACGTCGTCCGAGCGGCGAGTAGCGGGGCGGATGTCCGCCTCGTAGTGCGGGCCGCGGGCGACCCCGGCGCCCTCGCGGTGGCGCTGCGCCGGAAGATGCGGTCGGTGATGCCGCGGGGGTTCGTCGAGTTCTACCCCTACACCTACGGGCTGCAGAGCGCGGTGGCCTCGCGCACCTTTCTCGCCGAGCTGTTCGCGACGATGGGCACGTTCGCTCTGGCGCTCGCCGCGGTCGGCGTGTACGGCGTGATGGCCTATGGGGTCACGCGACGGCTGCGCGAGTTCGCCGTGCGCGTCGCGCTCGGCGCGCAGCGTTCCGACCTCCTGAAGGCCGTCCTGCAGGACGGCCTGGTCATGACCCTCGCCGGCACCGGCCTCGGCGCCTTCGTCGCGCTGTGGACCTCGTACTTCCTCCAGAACGTGCTCGAGGACGTGCATCCCACCGACGCTTTCACGCTGGTCGCCGCCGAGGCCGTGCTGCTGGGCGTGACGGTCGGGGCGTGTCTCTCTCCGGCATTCCGCGCCGCGCGCGTCGACCCCGTCGAGATCCTGCGCGCGACCTGAGTCAAACGGCCCGCGGGCCGCTCGCCTCCGCCGGACCGGCGCCGGGGTGCCTGTCCATGGCGACGCGGCGAAGTCGTGCTCAAGGCTCCGACAGCGCGCGCGTCTGGCCTGAGGCGTGCGATCGCGCCGCGGCGGGGCCGCGACGTCTCCCGGCCGCGCCGCCGGGTCGTGTCGGGCCCCGGGGCATGCAGGCTG
Protein-coding sequences here:
- a CDS encoding serine/threonine-protein kinase: MDDLAVYVAKFKGLFEIERLVARSDERLLFLARDPVLKRQVALRVHTDPAAPGRAWFLKEAEVVAQLDHPCLRHAYAAGVLGDLAWRSGTWIEGESLEEACERGPRPIPAVLGMARDLLDGVEHANVRGIVIRRILPTTVMLDVSGRTVITDLRYANQVLPAVAIPDAAINLPFLAPEIRGGEPGDPGADVYTVGAVLYFAVTGARPAQPLTPARQLRPTCPAALERVLERALDPDARRRYPTAGEMLTDLAADMGDFAGTEAGPPPAQIVPGSEMWEGRLRRALGDDYELLGDIGSGSFGRVYRVRDLRLEREVALKVLDPALTADPEVVERFRKEAQLAASLQHPNIVSIYHIDERYGLLWYTMELVKGDNVGQLVAELGPLDPESTVGILDDTLAALEHSHERRLVHRDIKPENLLLGPDGRVRVTDFGLALALPRGRMWGGATSRSGTPQFAAPEQLVGGQVDARSDLFSLGLVGYFALLGKPPLEGRTPEAVLRGQVGGTLPDLKAARDDVPDGLIRVLKKAASMDPGARYASATTFKRALDRAMRASGDLPEAPVRRNLLQRITGIFE
- a CDS encoding ABC transporter permease, with amino-acid sequence MALRDLRYALRSLARSPGYAVVAVLSLGLGLGLVTTMFAILDATTHPWVPFRDADRLYAVRFWMSGTDQRFSPGWALTALRARTHAFEAVLPYGVSVADLSGEGGGEAAEDRDVIARAPVALLRLLDVKPVRGRMLGAADIGRGTALVSDALWKRRFAGRRSLAGATIAIGDRTYAVVGVMPASGASYVFMNASAWLPLPDSLALGPREFDNIIVKLRRGVTREAATAELTGVAAYLTRTYHAEGAPFAFYLWPLRNDPMRLGDVHWAMLGAAVAVLLIACANLAHLMLARGLARRREVALRLAIGASRTAVVRHLFLECALLTGAGAALGAALSVWGVEVLRSSVPQQLWWRGIVRPELSWRVFALTSFAAATAAVLFGLLPAVRVARAVSLDEPLKDGAGTTSRTRQRYSGLVIAEVALALVLLMGAGLLLKVVRRTASYEFNFPARQLLRSGLFLRKAAAGGGFDLLGTELRVVASLRQVPGVVDAGATSSATPAGLAVTAELAGDSTRLFNTHSYAVVTPAYLRTMGLPVLEGRDFEDGDLTGEGVAILNSVAAARLYPRQHAVGRMVKLGVASSNARWLKVVGVCRTRAEGPPGTAEFNAEVYVVRPPEPGQRFAEVLIRTAGTDARTIAAVSAKLATLGPGIGSYVSEYLSWWEADLKAQGFLAELFAMMGGFALLLASVGIYGVLAYAVNRRGREFAVRIAVGAERRDMLKLVLHDGLVMTLAGTALGAFVAFWATGLLAAFLEDQQVLPTDVLTLIAAEVVLIAVATAASLAPALRAMRADPIEILRAT
- a CDS encoding ABC transporter permease encodes the protein MLGDLRYALRSLRRSPGFVAVAVLSLGLGLGLVTTMFALLDAVTHPHVAYRDADRLTSVGWVSSRRLPLKPFDVFVALRERARSFEAIVPVAPNLFSFSEQGADEGEVPSVSVPARFFTLLGVKPHLGRTLASSDADRPVAVVSYELWRRRFAGRRSLAGATVTVARRPYDVVGVMPRGVDYPNGAAVWTAMSDEAERTGAGLGRLSALARLRAGVSRAVADSDLAGVARYLTSRFDVRGAPFWFNAHSLRDDPMKLGDIHVAMLGAALAVLLIACANLANLMLARGLAKRREVALRLAIGASRAAVVRQMFVECALLTIVGAAAGVVVSLWGASLLANRVPGDVWYLGIIAPQLSWRVFALSALAAAASAVLFGLLPAIRVANAVSLDEPLKDGAGTTGRTRGRYSPLVIAEVALALALMMGAGLLLKVVRRLATIEYNFPARQLLFGYASGVAPDSTPPGERVRLQLALVAALAGVDGVAGAAAGTSPDLPGNAVTAELSDSTRLLQGAEVVTPGYLRTMGLPVLQGRDFTDGDLVGNGAVILNSVAAARLYPRGPAVGRMLKLGGPASDAPWVTIVGVCRTMLVPQFELTDLRAEPLAYVVRAASSGADVRLVVRAAGDPGALAVALRRKMRSVMPRGFVEFYPYTYGLQSAVASRTFLAELFATMGTFALALAAVGVYGVMAYGVTRRLREFAVRVALGAQRSDLLKAVLQDGLVMTLAGTGLGAFVALWTSYFLQNVLEDVHPTDAFTLVAAEAVLLGVTVGACLSPAFRAARVDPVEILRAT